From a single Ciconia boyciana chromosome 6, ASM3463844v1, whole genome shotgun sequence genomic region:
- the FOS gene encoding protein c-Fos, producing MMYQGFTGDYEAPSSRCSSASPAGDSLTYYPSPADSFSSMGSPVNPQDFCTDLAVSSASFVPTVTAISTSPDLQWLVQPTLISSVAPSQSRGHPFGVSAPAPAAYSRPAVLKAPGGRGQSIGRRGKVEQLSPEEEEKRRIRRERNKMAAAKCRNRRRELTDTLQAETDQLEEEKSALQAEIANLLKEKEKLEFILAAHRPACKMPEELRFSEELAAATALDLGTPSPPVAEEAAFALPLVAEAPPAVPPKETGGGGLELKAEPFDELLFSTGPREASRSVPDMDLPGASSFYTSDWESLGAGTSAELEPLCTPVVTCTPCPSTYTSTFVFTYPEADAFPSCAAAHRKGSSSNEPSSDSLSSPTLLAL from the exons ATGATGTACCAGGGCTTCACCGGAGATTACGAGGCGCCCTCCTCCCGCTGCAGCAGCGCTTCCCCGGCCGGGGACAGCCTCACCTACTACCCCTCCCCGGCGGactccttctccagcatgggctcgCCCGTCAACCCGCAG GACTTCTGCACCGACCTGGCCGTCTCCAGCGCCAGCTTCGTGCCCACGGTGACGGCCATCTCCACCAGCCCCGACCTGCAGTGGCTGGTGCAGCCCACCCTCATCTCCTCAGTGGCCCCCTCCCAGAGCCGCGGGCACCCCTTCGGCGTGTcggcgcccgcccccgccgcttACTCCCGCCCCGCAGTGCTGAAGgcgccgggcggccgcgggcagAGCATCGGCCGCAGGGGCAAAGTCGAGCAG CTGTccccggaggaggaggagaagagaaggatcCGCCGGGAAAGGAACAAGATGGCAGCGGCCAAGTGCCGCAACCGCCGGCGGGAGCTCACCGACACGCTGCAGGCG GAGACCgaccagctggaggaggagaagtctGCGCTGCAGGCAGAGATCGCTAacctgctgaaggagaaggagaagctggAGTTCATCCTGGCGGCCCACCGGCCCGCCTGCAAGATGCCCGAGGAGCTGCGCTTCTCCGAGGAGCTGGCAGCCGCCACCGCGCTGGacctgggcacccccagcccgcccGTGGCCGAGGAGGCTGCCTTCGCCCTGCCGCTGGTGGCTGAGGCGCCGCCGGCCGTGCCGCCCAAGGAGACCGGCGGTGGCGGGCTGGAGCTCAAGGCCGAGCCCTTCGACGAGCTGCTTTTCTCCACGGGGCCGCGGGAGGCCTCCCGCTCCGTGCCCGACATGGACCTGCCTGGGGCCTCCTCCTTCTACACGTCGGACTGGGAGTCGCTGGGCGCCGGGACCAGCGCCGAGCTGGAGCCCCTCTGCACCCCTGTGGTGACCTGCACCCCGTGCCCCAGCACCTACACCTCCACCTTCGTCTTCACCTACCCCGAGGCGGACGCCTTCCCCAGCTGCGCTGCCGCGCACcggaagggcagcagcagcaacgaGCCCTCGTCCGACTCCCTCAGCTCCCCCACCCTCCTGGCCTTGTGA